The following are encoded together in the Ignavibacteriales bacterium genome:
- a CDS encoding nucleotidyltransferase domain-containing protein, with protein MNGLSRIVNNINIREEQPREICKGFLIRGLALFGSVLRQDFNANSDIDLRVEFTPEFGVS; from the coding sequence ATTAATGGGTTAAGTAGGATTGTAAACAACATCAACATACGGGAAGAACAACCCAGGGAAATCTGTAAAGGGTTTCTTATCCGGGGATTAGCTCTTTTTGGGTCAGTATTAAGACAAGATTTTAATGCGAACAGCGATATTGATCTTCGAGTAGAATTCACACCTGAATTCGGAGTGAGTTAA
- a CDS encoding CTP synthase produces MFVTGGVVSSLGKGITASSLGLLLKQRGFKVTIQKFDPYINVDPGTMSPFQHGEVYVTDDGAETDLDLGHYERFLDVSMTRANNTTTGQVYNEVITKERRGDFLGATVQVIPHITDEIKHRMTKLCELGEYDIIITEIGGTVGDIESLPFIEAMRQLMMQFGRVNTMNIHVTLVPYIASAGEVKTKPTQHSVKNLLELGIQPDVLICRSEVKLAKDLRDKIALFCNIDSRAVISAYDVSSIYEVPLVLLREKLDLLVLKKLHLPDRKIKIEDWEAFVQKVKSPAQTVEIALCGKYTDHLDAYKSIMESFIHAGAENDAKVKVRLISAEKLETEDVHSLLKGVHGILVPGGFGERGIEGKIAAVKYARENKIPFLGICLGMQCAVIEFARNVCGLAKANSSEFKKNNYSVIDLMPDQKNIKNMGATMRLGAYPCTLMEGTKAKQAYKSEFISERHRHRYEFNNKFRNLLTENGLVLSGLSPDKELVEITELQDHPWFLGCQFHPELKSRATKAHPLFREFVKASIKYSKET; encoded by the coding sequence ATCTTTGTCACAGGCGGGGTCGTTTCCTCATTAGGAAAAGGAATAACTGCCTCATCTCTCGGACTTCTACTTAAACAACGCGGCTTTAAAGTCACCATTCAGAAATTTGACCCTTACATAAATGTTGATCCCGGAACAATGAGTCCGTTTCAGCATGGCGAGGTGTATGTAACTGATGACGGCGCTGAAACAGATCTCGACCTCGGCCATTATGAGCGGTTTCTCGATGTCAGCATGACACGCGCTAATAACACGACTACAGGTCAGGTCTATAATGAAGTTATCACAAAAGAGCGAAGGGGGGATTTCCTTGGCGCAACTGTGCAGGTTATTCCGCACATCACCGACGAAATAAAACACCGAATGACAAAACTTTGCGAACTTGGTGAATACGATATAATCATTACGGAAATTGGCGGAACAGTCGGTGATATTGAAAGCCTTCCTTTTATTGAAGCTATGCGGCAGCTTATGATGCAGTTTGGAAGAGTCAATACGATGAACATTCACGTAACGCTTGTTCCATATATTGCCTCAGCAGGTGAAGTGAAAACAAAACCCACACAACACAGTGTTAAGAATCTTCTCGAACTTGGAATTCAACCTGATGTTTTGATTTGCCGATCTGAAGTTAAACTCGCAAAAGATTTACGTGATAAGATAGCATTATTTTGCAACATTGATTCACGTGCGGTTATTTCTGCATATGATGTTTCCTCGATTTATGAAGTCCCTTTGGTACTGCTAAGAGAAAAGCTGGATCTATTAGTGCTAAAAAAATTACACCTCCCTGATAGAAAAATTAAAATTGAAGACTGGGAAGCATTTGTTCAGAAAGTTAAATCACCAGCACAAACAGTTGAAATAGCCCTTTGTGGAAAATACACCGATCATCTTGATGCATATAAAAGTATAATGGAATCGTTCATTCATGCCGGTGCAGAGAATGATGCAAAAGTAAAAGTCAGGCTAATCAGCGCTGAAAAACTTGAAACAGAAGATGTTCATTCTTTACTGAAAGGTGTGCATGGAATTTTAGTACCGGGGGGGTTTGGAGAGCGCGGCATTGAGGGAAAAATCGCAGCAGTAAAATATGCAAGAGAAAACAAGATTCCTTTTTTGGGAATATGTTTGGGAATGCAGTGTGCGGTAATCGAGTTTGCGAGAAATGTTTGCGGGCTTGCGAAAGCCAACAGCTCAGAGTTCAAAAAAAATAATTACTCCGTTATTGATTTGATGCCCGATCAAAAAAACATAAAGAATATGGGCGCAACGATGCGGCTGGGTGCCTATCCCTGCACTTTAATGGAGGGGACAAAAGCAAAGCAGGCATATAAATCTGAATTTATTTCGGAACGGCATCGTCATAGATATGAGTTTAATAATAAATTTAGAAATCTGCTGACGGAAAATGGCTTGGTGCTGAGCGGCTTATCACCCGATAAAGAACTTGTTGAAATAACTGAACTTCAAGACCATCCCTGGTTTCTCGGCTGCCAATTTCACCCGGAATTAAAATCCCGTGCAACAAAAGCGCATCCGCTGTTCAGAGAATTTGTGAAGGCTTCAATCAAGTACTCAAAAGAAACCTGA
- a CDS encoding SRPBCC domain-containing protein — translation MEKTIKISATFNTSLKALYEAWLDSEKHSAFTGGKAKINPKIGGKFKVWDNYITGKTLELEPYKRIVQSWRTTEFPDSAPDSLLEIFFSKNPRGTMLTLVHSKIPDGQSDNYKNGWREFYFKPMKKYFLKK, via the coding sequence ATGGAAAAAACAATAAAAATTTCGGCTACATTTAACACATCACTCAAAGCGCTATACGAAGCCTGGCTTGATAGTGAAAAGCATTCTGCCTTCACAGGAGGTAAAGCAAAGATCAATCCAAAGATCGGGGGCAAATTTAAAGTGTGGGACAATTACATAACCGGTAAGACATTAGAACTCGAACCATACAAGCGAATAGTTCAAAGCTGGCGGACAACTGAATTCCCTGACAGCGCACCCGATTCCCTCCTTGAAATTTTTTTCTCCAAAAACCCAAGAGGAACTATGCTGACATTGGTCCATTCCAAAATTCCCGACGGACAATCAGACAATTATAAAAACGGCTGGAGGGAATTCTACTTCAAACCAATGAAGAAATATTTTTTGAAGAAATAA